Within Spinacia oleracea cultivar Varoflay chromosome 4, BTI_SOV_V1, whole genome shotgun sequence, the genomic segment GCTATACCCTACGAAACCGCCATAGCTTATCCCTACAAAGCTAGCTTTTTGAACTCCATGTATATGCATTAGCTTCATCAAACACCTTGCTTGGAAGGTTTCTGACCTTTCCTTTTGGGTGGTGTAGGATCTCCCAAAGAATAAGAGGTCTGGTACATATACCTATAAAAATATTGTATGAAGTTCATAATATAATAAAGTTGTTTATGGGCGGGATGACCAATTAAACCCGTCCCTTCCAGCCCGGTTAAGTAGCAGACTTGGACAATGCTtttgaaaaaaagaaatatTAGCCCGTCCCGGCAACCCACTAATGTTAACGGATTGACATGGACGAGGTAATATTTGTCGAGGACAAACTCGCCTGCCTCAGGGGCGAAGCCAGATCTTTTGTACAAGGGAGGCCGGAATTTTGTATTGGAGTACTTGTCTACTTCCCTAAAATAAAATactacaatttcaatatcaatTCAACTATCTTTTTGTTATTGtttattatagtaaaatataaattgaccaattttttttaatatttgaaGATACGAACCCTAAAATACTTGAACACCATAAACAAAGAAGCTAGTTTGAAGTAACACCGGATAAGTACCGTTATGTTTAAAGTAGCTAGGTAACGAAAATTAAGTAATATCTATTAAGTattaaatgtatatatattttgttgGGAAACATACTTTTTATCTATTTCCATTGAATAATACTTCATGAAAAATCTAAAGCACTTAAAAAATGTAATGAAAACAATAAAAGAAGTTTGAGAAACGAATATATGTTCAAAGGATTTCGTAAACAAGAAACGATAGATTTATCAAATAttacaataattaaaaaaacaaaaaaaaaacaagaaatgcTAGCAACTGGATTCGAATATGCAACTAGCGTTTAGGCAACAAACATCAATTACCAACTCAGCCAAGGAAGGGTAAGTTGTTCATTAGTCCAACTTTTACAATATATTTTAGAATCTTAGGGGGTCATGGCCTACCTAGGCCCCCACATAGCTTCGCCCCTGGCCTGCCCCGTTATAGAAAAAAGTacatttattttataattttttgagtGAGTCGGTTAtacttgttttttattttttattttttatatttttatattaattTAAAAGCACTAGAAAACATACtatttatgtacttttattgGAAAAAAACTTTTCACTTACATTATTAACTTTTCTATTGAAGACCAATAACTTACTTCTTTCTCACATTCTTACAAGAGTATCttagggagtattattttaacTTGTCACTTTTATTTTACCATATGGGACATGAAATTTTAGAGATAATTAAAGCAAAACACTTTTTTTTAAACCATAAACattaaaacaaattaattaaaggtagtgaaaaacataaaaatatttaGGCACACTAGCCTCCGAAAAAGTCCAGCCCATTTAATAGGCCGGTACGGGCAAGAAGTCAATCCCGTAAGAAAGGGCTTGGGTTTTTCCATTTTAGCCCTATTAGGCCAAAAAATTTAAACCCGACCTGTTACTCGTCTAAACCCGCAAATGATCACCTCTATATATAAGGATATAAATAAGCAATGAAAATAAGAAGCGAGTTATGACGCTGAGAATTATATTACATTGTACTTGGGAATAAAATGGTCAAGAACACCAGAATATTGCCACATAGCATTAGCCCCAAACCCATAAACCAAGAGAAGGTTTGGCTTAGATTGCTTGTACACCCTTGGAACCCAACAATGCATGGTGGTTCCTTCGCCAAGATCGGACAACACTGACACGAGCCCGGCGTGGGAGAAGGTTAGCCTGTACCACCAGTCCCTTGAAGCCGTAAAGCTTAAGGATCTGATCATAATCATAGGGCTAATCATCATTTTAAGGCTAATCGGCCTAATCTGGATTCGGGGTGAGTTTTGGATGGATAGGTTCCAGCCCCCTcctaattgttgttgcgggggatcgaacacacgGTTCGTCCTACCAAGCTCAGCTTCAATCACCACATAACTAACTAAGCCATTAGTATTTTAGATGGGTTTGTAACACTAATGTTAAATAATTTACAAGTTAGATTTTTgtaaaattgaaatttttttttggggggggggggaaggggAGGGAAGAAGTAAGATTTTTGTTCTAGTATTGAATTGGAATGATTAACGATTAATCAATCGTGAATATCGGGATTAAGGATTGAGCTTAAATAACATATTCCTAATAATAAGGAATTAAGAGTAACAGTAAATAACCAAATTTAGCTATTAATTCACCAGCTGTTAAATGAGATAATTTCACATttctttgtttgctttttttttttatggtttgtttagctcccactgaaactaacATCCATTATTTCTAAAtgtccataattagagtatttactgaatataaaattcacctaaatacttgatccgttcaatttgtgtgaccctaggggttcagtcaagagtaagttgtggcataataatattaatcccaCTCGAACTGGAGCggcttctagctaggcattcaaatcacttgatctcactgaataattaacttgcttaattaatactaaaccgcatttattaaacttagcattaaatgcaataAATGCAAACTTAGACCAAgagcattatttctttcagttaatgtgcatttcctaattcttttgtcCCTTGATgtctgctcatgaacataaggtaacaATCCTTATTACTTTTAGATGTATTCCTCGGTGTCAGAgctcaactgatcaaataaacagataatcatagcctatgatttatctgagcacgaccatgcattttacagtttctagctctacgagtggccttgtacaacttttggcatctcatcccaatttgtGGGAGGACAATTTCAATCTTGTgttcttgaggttagacttcgtttaataggtgattacccgagcgttgtcgttatagcctccttttacgatgcgacgattgacaacgtcaaatcattcaggtattgaggattagtgtctaataagataatgtatgatagattttcatctcttacagtaaagtgtcataggtctgtctgatactaatcttaattatcaagtaagtatctaagcaaatgattgcgacattaccatgtccacatagttcgagaaacagaactactagtcatcttgcattctagtcgtctagcgttttatatgcgtccaccttatagaaaacttccgaccatggaccattttcaacttttgacattcaagttcccttgatagacgtttcttagtcacaggactgatcctgacagtctatcttgaatattgtcaaattgaaaggacgcatcatttaataaaccacaaaattaaatggaaaaataaaattattaatttctatgaatggttaaccaaaatgttttacaaagtatttaaactttaaaaactttaaaacattcaaAAGatatcaaagtcattctccaatatgcttgattcacgtagttgcagtgtgcgagttgtgcttcgcttgcagTAGAGGTtttgtcaatggatctgagatgttgtcatcggTTCCAATcgtgcttatctcgacttcttttctttcaacgaattctcgtagaaggtgaaatctacgaagtacatgtttgactctttggtggtgtctaggatcTTTGGTATGGGCAATAGTtctgttattatcacaatagagagctactggtcctttaatggagggaacTACACCAAGCTCACCAATGAACTTACTTATCCAAATTGCTTCCTTTGCTGGTTCATGTGCATCAATGTACTCcgtttcagttgtagaatccgcaatagtgttttgcttagcactttttcatctttgtcggtttggaagcttgcgtccgtatatgcTTTAACAATCAATTCATCGTGTTCACCATATatatagaccaggaaatcatctttgtgcctttcaGGTACATGTACATTATGTCACTCATAAGGTAGTAGTTTAGGCATTATTCGAGTCGTTCTATTCTATATTTAGCATATTTagtcttttttaaaaaaaaaattatcattttaattatttatagcttagtttagcgtttttagctatttttgttagtttttagatcttaatttcgtaattttttttcttctaattttatagttttcattattaattttctattttatttttatttcattttctatttctttctacttagttgttgttgttgttgttacatCATCCAAACTCAAGATCTCACCTTCAACTGAATGcttaaaatcaaaaaaaaaattctcaacaAAAGCAATTATTGCCTCTGAAAGTTTCCCCTAGTTGTGAATAAAATTCTCGTGTCTTTTGCTAAACTCTCCGTATCCCTTTGGATCATACTCTTCCAGTTCTTTATTTTGGGTTACTTCCATCATATGTATAACTAAGCGGTGGACTTGTAAACTTTTACCGTTACATGAATCAATCTCACAGGCGACCCAATTTCACTCTCAAAGTCTAAATTTAAATACGGGTCTATATGATGATTATGAAAAAATTTAATCTCGTAATACTTTAATGATCCTCCTAAATGACTCCTAATGTCATTAATACACATTTTATATCTCACATGCAAAGCTAATCTAAAATTAGACCAACGGAGATATGCGATTAAATTTGTTTACGaagtattattattaattactcgtaaataataatttatcaatagaaaatatttttaattaaataaaattgatTTATATTCATTATGTGTGTTtgagaaaaaaatataagatacaaattaaaaataacgaCGTAGTAAAATTTGGATTTTGtctatatttaattaaaatcaaccaATTAAGCATGGTGTTGTACTGCTTATGTAAAACACAAATTTTAAATTTGCTGTtttcaaattattttcatttttatcgGGGAGAAATTGAGaaaaaattatattataaaataataatttaaatattttaaaaaatatgaaTTACATGACTCCTAATATCAGTAATACTCATTTTATATCTCTCATGCAAATCTAATCTAGAACCGGACAAAAGGAGAGAAGGGTGCACATTGAATACGATTTCCGCTGAAATAACCAAGTTCAAAATAAGTATTAGGTACTATAAATGACTATATTAACATTATTCAATTAAGCTAGGCATCAAATATTTTTAGTTACACACATAACATACTATAACATTTATAACATTGAGTGATTGATATTTCATTAAAACTAGCTTAAGACCGTGCGTTGCACGGATGAGATTAAATTTGTTTACGAAGTGTTATTAATTACtcgtaaataataatttataaatagaaaatattttttaatgaaataaaaTTGATTTATATTCGTTATGTGTATTTGAGAAAAAAATATAAGGTACAAATTAAAAATAGCGACGTGgtaaattttggatttttgtaaaatataattaattaaaattaaccaattaaacatggTGATGTACTGCTCATGTAAAAcacaaattttaaatttgttatttttcaacttattttcattttttgtttgggGAGAAATTatgttataaaaaaatatgttaagcttttaaaaaattaagaatTACATGACTCCTAATGTCATTAATACACATTATATATCCGTCGTACAAAACTAATCAAAAACCAAACAAGCCGGGAGAAGGGTGAACATTGAATAAGATGTCCGCTGAAATAACCAAGTTCAAAATTAGTATTAGTTACTCTACATAACTATATTAACATTATTCAATGAAGTTAGGCATCAAATATTTTTTGCTACACACATAACATAACATTAAGGGATTGATATTTCATTTAGACTAGATTGAGATTCGTGTAACGCACTGATGAGATTAAATTTGTTTATAGAGTATTACTAATTActagtaaataataataatttataaatagaaaatatTTTAATGAAATAAAATTGATTTATATTCGTTATGTTTGTTTGAGAAAAAAATGTAAggtacaaattaaaaataacaaCATAGTAAAATTTGGATTTGGtgtaaaatataattaattaagattAACCAATTAAGCATGATGATTGTACTGCTTAtgtaaaatacaaattttaaacttgctacttttcaacttattttcattttttcggGGAGAAATTGAAGAGAAATTatgctattaaaaaaaaaaagttaactgTTAAAAATGAAACAAAATTTATTGGTAAATTTTGAGtctctttttttaaaaatattaaaaatcagAGGCCGAGTTAAGTAAGATGATATAGCTTTAGAACACATGTTGTACTAAAATataatttgaatccatgttaggACTCGTGTTATATGTTAATTTCTATATAATTTTGTCATAACGGTTATAGTTAGCATATATTTATGGGTCTAGGTTAGAACTATATAAAATATGTGGTAGATTATATGATCTAAATTACTAAAAGATATACAATGTATTGTTTTGGTTATAAATATAATGGGTTATTCCTAATTattaaatacaaacttttatataaggtggtcttacacaaaagatcgccttggtgtcatataagttaagcaatgaaataatTTAGTTAGgcactagaactaattagttaagcactggaaccaattagttaaacaagatttttcatgaaatacccccgaattttggcgtaattcaccaaatgcccctcgactttcagaaattcaccaaatgcccctcacaaatgacttaatacccaaaatacccttactaatgacgcgtcgttagtcctc encodes:
- the LOC110792659 gene encoding uncharacterized protein, with the protein product MMISPMIMIRSLSFTASRDWWYRLTFSHAGLVSVLSDLGEGTTMHCWVPRVYKQSKPNLLLVYGFGANAMWQYSGVLDHFIPKYNVYVPDLLFFGRSYTTQKERSETFQARCLMKLMHIHGVQKASFVGISYGGFVGYSMANQFPDAVEKAVLCCTGVCLEEKDLKERLFKVQDLDEAAKVLMPQSANKLRELMKLSFVKPPKGVPNWLLTDFINVMCKENCLKKYSRIGNSQIYQRSHILNNNVMECNSIKEGRLMANLEYGVETIFSAAQ